Sequence from the bacterium genome:
CTTGTCGAAAAGTGGAAGTACTCACCACTCACAATCACCAGTCGGTATGAGCAGCTGGAGATGGGACTAAATCAGGATGCTGAATAGGTCTACAAGGGTTGATGAAGCCGATGAGATGCGCCAATCTTGGCTTTGTCTAAAGAGAAGCTGACATGAGTAAAAAAGAAAGGATCTCGATCGAGCTGAGCGAGGACGTCATATCAGCACTTGACAACCTAAGAAAAGAGCTTGGGCTTAGAAGCCGTGGAGCATTAATTGAGAGATTTTTGACGGAGCTATTGCTCCCAGAGGATACAGCTCAAGGAGGCTAGTCGGACTTATCGCTGCAATTGGTTTCTGGACCTGGAGTGCTGGGGGCCGCCGCCATGGACGAGGGATCAGTGGATCACACTCCGCAACGTCATTGAGATGGCGGGGGAGTGACTAATCCATTCTTGTGAGTTGGTCAAAGTATTGAATTGCCAGGGCTTTTGGTCGTCCTTCTAAAACCCACTCACTTGCACCTAATACCCCTAGATCTCCATCCGT
This genomic interval carries:
- a CDS encoding ribbon-helix-helix protein, CopG family, giving the protein MSKKERISIELSEDVISALDNLRKELGLRSRGALIERFLTELLLPEDTAQGG